ATTGCCGAGGCTTTTGAAGAGGCAGCCGGTGAAAGGGGCGCGGGAGATAAGCCGGCGATGACGCAATAAGGCGAGTCTCAGCCTCTCTTTGGAGCGCGATTGCCGGCGGGGTGCCCTTTGGCGCGCTCCCGTTGTAACTCGCGGTAGAGGTCACTCTTGCCTTGACCGGATTCGCGGGCGAGGTGTTTGAGGGCATCTTTTTCGGTCATGCCTTCGGCTTCGAGTTGCTGGAGGCGGACGAGCAGGCTGCGCGATTCTGTTTCCGGGGTGAGCGGAACGGCTTCGACAAGGAGGGTGATTTCGCCGCGGACACGGTCTCGGGCCGCGAGATTGGCTTTCACTTCCTGCACCGTGCCGCGAAGGAATTCCTCGTGGAGCTTGGTAAGTTCGCGGGCGACAACGACGCGCAGCACCGGGCCCCAGACGGATTCGAGGTCGGCCAGAGTTTCCAAAATGCGATGCGGGGCTTCGTAGAAGATCAGCGTTTTCGGCGCGGCATTGTCGGCGGAGCCGGGGGATTTTGCCAGATCTTCGAGGCGGGTGCGGCGGGCCCCGGCTTTTTCAGGTAGAAAGCCGAGGAACTGGAACTCGGCGGTGGAAAGACCGGAGGCGACCAACGCGCTGACTGCGGCGTTGGCTCCGGGAATGGGGTAGACCGGGATTCTGGCCTCGATTGCCGCCTGCGTAAGCCAGCCTCCGGGGTCGCTGATGCCGGGCATTCCGGCGTCGGAGACGACTGCGATGCGCTGGCCGGATTCAAGAGCAGAGATTAGCTCGGCGGATCGCTCGCGCTCGTTGTGCAGGTGCAGGCTTACGGTTGGCGTCGCGATCTGGAAGTGGTTGAGCAGCTTCTGCGTCTGGCGGGTGTCTTCGCAGGCGATGCGGTCGGCCTGGCGCAGGACGCGCAGGGCGCGGAGGGTGATGTCTTCGAGGTTGCCGATGGGCGTGCCGACGAGGTAGAGGCCGGGCGCGAGTCGGCGGTCTGTGGAGTTTGAGGTCTCGGTCTCCGATTCGTCGAGTTGATCGGGTTCACGCACTGAAGATAAGAATAACGTGCGGTGGCGAAGTCGACGACGACGATCAACTCGGGATGACCAGTCTTTGACGGCTTGTTTTTGCGCTACCGAATGCTGATTCCGCCTCCGCTTATGTGGTAATGCGGATAAGTGTCTGTATTTAGAGTGAGGTAGATCCGCGTATCTTTGGGAAGAGTCTGATAGTTTGCGGTCTGCGTGTCAATCAACAATTGGCCGTCATAGTTTTTACAAGAGACGGAGAGCAGGAAGTATCTGTCGCCTGGGAGGGAAAGACTCTTGGAAGGATCATCGCAATAGTAGCTCCCTTTAAAACCCTCACCTCTTGTCAGGGTTAAGTACTGTTTCGTTTTGCCTGAAAGGGTTTTCAGCCCGCGCGGCTCGTCAAACACGATACTCATGTCGTTGTCACGACGCGCAAACCTCGGGTAATCGAAACTGTAGAAAGAATAAAACGGAGATTTGATCGTAACATTCGCAGCCAGCCGGCTGGTTGGAATGGTCTCTACAGTTTCGGTAGGGACATCCGACACGTCCCTGCCATCGAAGTTCTTGAGGATCAGGTCTCCGCTATCGGTCGGGACCGAAAAGTAGATTTTGGATTTGGCGTCGAAAAAGTAATTATCCGCAGGGAAGGGTTTGAGAACTAACCGCAAGCTTTTTTCTTTAAGGTCATATTTCCAGAGTTCGCCATTTTGCGAAAATAACTGCGAGCCTTGCGACTCATAGAATTTGTCTTTGATCAGGTAAAGAGCGTTTGAGTCCCTTGCCCATTGGAATTCTTGATCTCTGAAGAAAGACCTTCCGATGGGTTTAGGTTCTCTGTAGATTGAGTCAACGGTTGTCACTTGATGAAAAGTCGGGTTGTCAAGACTGACGATGAACAAGTGTCCGTCTCCCGCAACGGCAATCTTCCGCTTGTCAGGAGCGACAAGATATTGGCCGACCTTTCCACGGGCCAGAGTTGGTGATTGCGGGTCGATATGATCGGAATGTTTCAACTCATTTCCGATGGAGTAGAAGAAGCTCTCATCGGCTTTTGCCTGAAAGTTCAAAGGGTGGAAGTCAACGATTTCAGAGGGCGTATAGCTGGCATCCATAGACAGCCAGAGGCTCGCGAACAGAATCACCGGCACGAGCGCAATTCCGCCAAAGATGAGGACAGTTCGTCTTCGAAGGAAGGCCGTCATTTGGTGACCCGCGAAAAGAGGTTCATGAGAATTGGCTCGTGAAGGAGTGCTTTGCTTCGTTATTTGATAATGTAAGCCCGGAACCTCATTCGAAACAAGACGGGAGCGATTCTGTATCTCGCATTTGAGGGACACTTAGGGTGGACTTAGTGCTCTCCGTGTCCCTGATTTCGTCTTGGAGCCAGCAGAATCGAGTCAGCCGAAGCTAGTTTCCGGATTCCAGGCGTTCGATTTTGCGCTGCTCGGCGAGCAGGGACATGTAGCTCTCAGGTTCTGGACGCTGACCATGCCTACGATGCGTTCGCCTTCGGCTACGGGGATCAGCCTAAGGCCGCGGCCTGCAGTGATGCGGCGGATGATGGCTCCTAGCGTGTCTTCGGGTTTGGCGACCTGGAAGCTGCGGGAGATGACGCCCTGGATGTAGCCGTTGCCGTCGGCGCGGAGGGTGGCAGCGTAGCGAAGCTGGTCAGCATAAATTCGCGGATCTGCAGCGGTAGAATTTGGGAAACCGGGTCTCGAAAGCGAGACCCAGGGCACCCGAAGCAGCGTGGTCGAAGTTTTCCGGTTATGTGGACGGGGTACGGGTTGCGGGCTTCATAGTTCCGGATTTGACTTCCACTGCTTTAACCGCAATATCCCGGTATTGATATCGGCCAGTCTCTTCTCGATATTCGGTTCTTCCCGCTCAATGCTCAGCGCGCCCTGGTAATTCATCGTTTCGAGTTGCTGCAGAAAGGCGGGGAAATTTACTTCTCCATCGCCCAGCGCGCATTCCTTGCCGAGATGAGTGCTGTCGCCTGCAAGCGGAAAACGAGCGTCCTTGCAATGAACTGAGAGGACGTGGGGACTTAGGAGATCAAGTGCAGCCAGTGGATCGCCAGAGGCATAGATGATCATATTCGCCGGATCGAAATTAACCTTCAGATTTTGCCGGTCTACGTGCTTGATAAATGCGAGCAGGACGTCCGCAGGTTCCTGTCCGGTTTCCAGAACAAAGTCCTGACCATGACTTGCACAGTGGTCGCAGATCAGTTTGGTTAGATCGCTGAGTTCTCCGTACAGTGCTTCCTTCGGATTGGTAGGAATGAAACCGACGTGGCAGGAAAGAGCCGGAATGCCTAAACTATGAGCGAATTTAGATACTTCTTTTGTTCTCGCAATTCGCTCCGCTCTTAGATGTTGCGCAGTAAAGCCTACTGTTTGATGAATGGTTTCCAGGGTCGAATAGTCTTCGCCCGCATAGGAGCACACGGCGCTGGTCACATGAACCTGCCATTTGTTCAGGCTTATCTTCCAATCGTCGAGAGCCGTTTCGCAATGCAATTCCGGAGGGACACCGAGTTGTCCGCAATTCAGCTCAAGGTCTTGAAGCTGGCGAAGAACAGATTCCGCATTCTGGTCGGCCCAAAACACCAGCCCAATCTGCATCGGTTTTATATTTTGCACGACGATTCCTTTTAGGTAGTGGGTCATTTTGAAAACAGTGCGAAGCCTCAGGGGCTAAAGCCCCCTGATATTGCAGGGCTTAATGTGCGGGCTGAAGCCCGTACCCTTCAAACTGACCCCACCTCTTTTTTATCCGGGGTTTGTTCAAAGCGATAATGAGAGCGCTTTATCGTGCAGAGAGATCCCGAATCCAGATATCCTTGAACTCCATGTTGCCCTGGCCGCCTGCGTGCAGCTGGAGCGCGATGGTTCCATCGAAGGAGCTTGGCTTGGGGTCGGTAAAGTCCACCATTTCGACGCCATTCAGACGGGATCTGTAGCGGTTGCCGACGACTTCGAGAAGATAGTCGTTCCACTCGCCCATGCGCACTACGCCTTCATTTTCCGGAGCGGGCCAGGCTACCCATTCGCGTCCGTCTTCCGCATAAACACCAGCGGTGTGATGCATCATCTTGCAATCGATCTCGAATTGCATGCCTTGGGTTACATCCGCTGTGCCCGGCTTGAATGCGGAGTGAAAAAATACGCCGCTGTTGCCATCGCCGACGCATTTAAACCGCAGCGAGAGTTGAAAATTCTTATACTTCTTTACGGTTTCCAGATATCCATAATCTTTGGTGAGTCCTTTGCCGTGAATGAGCCCGTCCTCGACGGTCCAACTCTCGTTGCCGACTTTTGACCAGCCAGTAAGATCGGAGCCGTTGAAGAGAGAGAGCCAATCCTCGCCCGGTAACTTGACCTTATCCTGAGCAACTAACATATAACCGCCTGCAACTATGGTGACAAGGAGCAGAGCAGTAGCGAAAAGGCGCTTTCGAAATCTAAATTGCTGACAATTAGTTCTGGTTTCGGGAGAATTCTCCGGGCGGGATGAAACAGCTTTACGCATGTTCAATGAAATGTATCCTCCGATGACAAGGATTGTAGTGTATGAACTCCTTGCTGTTGGCAGGTTCCGTCCGGCAATAACTCGCAATCGGTGCAGAGTCTCGGCAGTGTTAGCTGCCGGATTCCAGGCGTTCGATTTTGCGCTGTTCGGCCAGCAGGGACATCGATGTCATCAGGTTCTGCACGCTGACCATGCCAACGATGCGTTCGCCTTCGGCTACCGGGATCAGCGTGAGGCCGCGGCCTGCGGTGATGCGGCGGATGATCGCTCCCAGCGTGTCTTCGGGTTTGGCGACCTGGAAGCTGCGGGACATGACGCCCTGGATGTAGCCGTTGCCGTCGGCGCGAAGGGTTTCGACGATGCGCTGGCGGTTTACGATGCCCACCAGCTGCGACCCGCGGACGACGGGGAAATCTTCCTGCAAGGAGTGGACGCAGCGGACTAGCGCGTCGGCCAGCGTGTCGGAGGGCGAGAGCGTGGCGAAGTCGGTGAGCATGACTTCGCGCATCTGCACGGTGTCGACGACGGACTGGAAGAAGATGCCCTGATCTTCAAGCTGCGCGCCGATGAAAATGAAGAAGCCCGCGGCCGGGAGAATTGGGTCGTGCAGGAAGAATCCGACGAAGATCGCGCCGAGAGCCAGCAACTGCCCCAGCCCGACGAGGGCACGGCTGGCCGGGGTTTGTCCGTGGGTGCGGGCAATTCCGCTGCGCAGCAGCCGGCCGGCGTCGAGGGGATAGGCGGGGAGAAAATGAAGCGCGCCGAGGAATGCCTGCAGCCAGACCATGCTGCGGATCAGCGCGGTGGGAGAGACAAAAGGCGCTGCAAAGAGCGAGAAGCCTCCGCTGGCGCCGGTGACGGTTGCAGCCAGCACCAGCGCCGTGGCCAGGTTGGCGATGGGTCCAGAGAGCGCGAGAGCGTATTGCGCGCTGCCGGAGTTGGCTATCTCCTGGCTTTCCGGGTTGGCGTAGGCAAAGAGGCCGCCGATGGGCAGCAGCAGCACGGTTCGCAGCCGCAGGCCGAGCCATGCTGCGGTAATCAGCCGCGCGGTTTCGCGCACGGCAACTGCGCCCGCGATCAGAAACCACAGGCCGAGGCCGGCAGTAGCGCTGACGCCGACGGCGTTGGCAAAGAGCAGGCAGACGACGGCCAGCATCACAAAAAAGGTGTGGATGCGAATTTCGACGCCCATCCAGCGGCCCAACGGGATTGACCAGCCACGCATACACATTGATTGTAGACACTGCGCGGGAGGCAGGCACTGACGGGTGAGTTTTTCAAGCCTCACGGGAGCGGTTAAGTTAAGACAATGCGAGTCATTGCGGGGAGTCTTCGATCTCGGCCACTGCTGGCTCCGGCGGGGCTGGACACGCGTCCCACGGCGGACCGGTTGCGGGAGACGCTGTTTAACGTCCTGACCAACGGCGCGGTGAATCGCGTAGCGGGCGCGGCGTTTTTGGATTTGTATGCGGGGTCGGGAGCCGTGGGGATCGAGGCGCTCAGTCGTGGGGCGGCTTTGGTGACCTTTGTCGAACAGGGCGCTCCGGCGCTGGCTGTTCTGAAGAAAAATCTCGACAGTCTTGGTCTGGGTAGTTCGGGCCTGCGCGGCGGAGGTCTCCGGGTTGAGAAGCGCAGTGTCGGACGGTTTCTGCGCAATGTGGAGAGAACTGCACTGGGATCGTTTGGTGTCGTTTTTCTCGATCCGCCATATGATCTGGCGGAAGAATATGCGACGACACTGGGGCTGCTTGGCGGCGAATGCGCGGCGCTGCTCGCGCCGGGGGCGCTGGTGGTTGCGGAGCATCGGCGCAAGCAGCCGCTTGCGGAGAGCTATGGCGGTCTTAGACGAACGCGGCTTCTGGAGCAGGGCGACGCGGGGCTGAGTTTTTACGAAGTTGCGCCAGCGGCCCCGCACGTCGTGTAAGACGAATTAATGCCGGATAACTCCATTTTCAATTGAAGTTATCTCGTCAAGGAATGGCGGGCGGAGTCAAAGGCTTATTGGCAAGATCGTGAACATGGACGGCCCCATAAGTGGTCATCCCGGCTACGGCTGCGATGCCTACGAGCATCAGCACTTTTTGACCCGTAGTAAATCCTGTTCGGAGATAGGCTACATCTGTGTATAAGATCTCGGTCGTTGCCGGATCGTTATGCAACTGAAGGGTGAAGGATCGATCTCCGATGGCGAGAATCCGGCCGAATAGCTGGACCCCATTTTGTTCTTGTACGGCGATCCAATGATCTACTCCGCGTTTCATCACGCGCACGTGCACTGTTCCGGGGTCCAGCGGTTTCGGCTCAGCATTGGAAGGTGTTGGGATCAGCAGAAGGCAGACTACGGAGAGCGCGACGAGTCGATAAAGCTTCTCTCGGAAGCTTGACATGAGTTATCCCCCGCTGCGTAAATGCGCGCAGTAACTTAGTTGCATCTGGAGACGCATGCGCGGGGAAATAGTTGCACGTAGTAAAACGGAGTCCTAATTCATCTGACTGGACTTGGTTTTCAGGTACTTATTGAAGGGGATTTCGAAGTAAAAGAGTTCTTTGCCGTCTGCGTCTTTGATGGTGTGCAGATTCAAAAGTGCGTCTTGCAGCGGGTGGGAGAGTCCGCTGACGTCGTAGAAGAGAAATCCGGCGCGGGTGGTGTGCGGTTCGATGACGAGGGCCTGAAATTCGAAGGTATCGAAGTCCTGCTCGATCTCCTTGTCGCTGGCTTTGGGCTTCATTTTGATGGCAGGAATGGGGCCGGGCATGGGGATCTTGGTGCCTTCCCGCTCTTTGCGAGTCATGAGGCGTTCGACATCTTCCGGTTCGGCGGCCTGGATACGGTCGCCCGTGGAGGTGACGAAGAGGATGCGCGCGTCGCGGAGCGAGATGGGCCGGTCGCCGTTGTTGGTGACAATGAGGCGGACGGGCATGACTCCGTGGGAGATGTAGTCGACGCGGAAGAGCGTCATCTTGTCCTTGGTGTCGTAGGGTTCCGCGGCGATGGCGAGTTTTTCGTCGGTGTGCACCTCAACGGCGGCGAAGTCAGTGGCCGGCTGGACGGCGGGCGGAGTGTGATCGCCGGCGTGGGAGGGTCTCGGCAGCAGCGCGAGGATGGCAATTGCCAGAACAGCGAGCGGGGCTGAGGTGCCTGTCATTCTTCGACGCGAAGACTTCATCGAAGAAAACTGTATCAGGATTGCCGGCGCGGAAGGTAAACAGTCGAAGCGGGGAATGGGAGAGTGGCCAGAGGGAAACGGGCGCGACTGTATGATTTGAGGGTTGCCCATTCCGGAATTGGTTGCAGTATGGCGGTCTGTTCCGGTTCTTTGGCGCACTGAGTCCATGATTCTTTTCCTTTATAACGTGGGACTGCTGTTGGCGCTGGTGGTCAGCGCGCCGTGGTGGCTTTGGCGGATGGCGACAACGCGGAAGTACCGCGAGGGGCTGCGCGAACGTCTGGGCGGGGTTCCAGCGCGCATTTGGGAACGGCAATTGGACGCGGTTGGGGGTGCTTCTGTAAGCAGACCCGTGATATGGATTCATGCTGTTTCGGTCGGCGAGGTGCTGGCAGTGACTCGCCTGGTTGCGGAGCTGGACGCTGAACTTCCGCAGTTTCGAGTCATGATTTCTACGACAACCAGGACCGGGCAGGCACTGGCCCGCGAGCGTTTCGGCGCGGAGCGGGTTTTCTATTGCCCGCTGGATCTGCCGTGGGCCGTTCGTGCGTATTTCAAGGTGTTGCAGCCGCGCATGCTGGTGCTCGCGGAGACGGAATTCTGGCCGAATCTGCTGAGTTGTTGTTTTCGGCGTGGGATTCCGGTGGTGGTGGTGAATGCGCGGATTTCGGATCGTTCGTGGCCTCGCTACCAGCGTCTGCGCTCGCTTTGGCAGCCGTTTTTGAGCCGTCTAGCTGCCGTGCTGGCGCAGTCCGAGGTCGATGCCGAGCGTTTGTGCGTGCTTGGGTGCGTGCCGGATCGGGTGACGGTGAGCGGAAACCTGAAATTTGATGTACGGGTCGGGGACGAAGCGGCGGCTACGAGCCTGATTCGGAAGCTGACTGGCGATTTGCGGCTGGTTGTGGCTGGGAGCACGCTGGAGGGTGAGGAAGCGATGTTGCTGGCGGCGTGGCCGGAGCTTTTAGATGCTGAGCCTAATCTGGCGATGGTGCTGGCGCCGCGCCATCCGGAACGGTTTGCGGCGGGGGCGGAGGTGTTGGAACGCGCAAGGTTCCCTTGGAGGCGCCGATCGAGGATCGGAGAGCGGGAGCTGGCTTCTGGTGAGATTGTTCTCCTCGATTCCATCGGCGAGCTGGCTTCGGTGTATTCGCTGGCTGCTGTGGCGTTTGTCGGCGGGAGCCTCGTGCCGGCGGGCGGCCACAATCCGCTGGAGCCTGCGCAGTTTGGCGTGCCGGTGGTGATGGGCGAGCATTACGGCAATTTCCGGGCGATTGTTGAGGCTATGCGGGCGCAGGATGCGATGGTCATCGCGCCAGCGGACGAATTGGCCGAGGCCATTTCGTCTGTGCTCGGCGACACAGCGGCTGCGCGTGCTTTGGGGGATCGTGGACGGAGGGTCTTTGAGGAGCAGGCAGGCGCTACGAAGCGCTCGGTTGTGGTGATCAAGAGGCTTCTGGGCGAGGAGGGTGCGGCATGAAGCGTCCCTGGCTCTTGCCCCTGATGCCGCTCTACGCGGCGGGGCTGGCGATGCGCATGGCGGGATTCGGGCTGGGATTGCTGCCGTTGCGGCGGTTGCGCTGGCCGGTGATCAGTGTCGGCAATTTGTCTGCCGGAGGGACGGGAAAGACGCCGTTTACCATCGCGCTGGCCAAATTGCTGCTACGGGAGGGAATCCACGTCGATGTGCTCTCGCGTGGGTACGGGCGCCAGAGCACCGAGGTGGGGAGGGTCAACGCTGGCGGCTCCGCCGAGCAGTTTGGCGACGAGCCTTTACTGATAGCCCGGGAAGCCGGCGTTCCGGTGTATGTGGGGGCGCAGCGCTGGCTGGCTGGCGAGCTGGCGGAAAAGGAAGCTGCCGACGAAATTGGCGTGCATCTTCTCGATGATGGCTTCCAGCACCGGCAACTGGTGCGGCTGGCGGATATTGTGCTGGTCAACTCCGAAGACCTGGAAGACCGGCTGCTGCCGGTCGGGAATCTACGCGAGGGTCTTGGTGCGCTCAGGCGGGCGCGTGTGCTGGCCGTCGCGCAAGGGGACGATGCGGCTGTCGACTCTTTGCAAAAGCTAGGCCTGGGACCGCTGATTGGGCAACAGGTGTGGCGATTTCGCAGGGAGATGATTGTGCCGGAGATTCCAGAGAGCCTGGCTGCGCAGCCGTTTGTCGCCTTTTGCGGGATCGCGCGGCCTGAGCAGTTCTTCTCCGGCCTGGTGCAGCAGGGATTTCAGATTGCCGAAAAGCGCGTCTTCCCTGATCACCACCCGTACATCGCGGACGATGTGGAGGCGCTGTACCAGATAGCGCGGGCGACAGGCTCGGGGGCGCTGGTTACGACCGCAAAGGATCTCGTTCGCCTGGCAAGCCTCGGGACGGCGCTCGACGAGGTGTTGCCGATCTATGCTGTGGATCTTCGGGTGGTCTTTGAGGACGAGGCTGGGGTTGCCGCATGGCTTCTGGGGGTTCTGGGGCGCTGAGCAAATTGACTTCTTTGAATTCCGGCTGTGAGAAAATTGGGGTTTGCGGAGTCACTTTCAGTTTCGGTTGCTGGTGGTTCGGCTGGGGGCGATGGGCGACATTCTCCACGCTCTGCCGGCGGTCACGGCGCTGCGCAGGGCGCATCCGGGGTGGAAGATTGACTGGGCTGTCCAGCCGCGCTGGCGGCCTTTGCTAACGGCTGAGCCGGAAAATGCGGAATTGGATGCCCCACGGAACGAGGCCCGGCCTGTCGTAGACCAGGTTCATCTGGTTCCAACTAAAGCTTGGGGACGCAGGCCTTTTCAGCGCCAGACGCTGTCGGAGATTCGTGCGTTGCGTTCGCAGATGCAGGCGGCCGAGTACGAGGCTGTGCTGGATCTACAGGGAGCGATCCGGTCGGCGGTGGTTGCGCGGCTTTCGGGCTGCCGGCGGATTATTGGCGAGGCCCGGCCAAGGGAAACTCCGGCGAAATGGCTGTTTACCGAGCGGATCGAGACGGCGGGCGAGCATGTGATTGAGCAGGATGTCGAGCTTGCCAGCGCCGTTGCCGGTGACCTGTTGACGCCAGTCACGTCCATGCTGCCCGTTGACGACGCAGCTGAAGAGTGGTGCGACCGGCTGGACGCGCTTAACCACGCTATCGAGATGGGGCGGCCGGTGCTGCTGATTCACCCAGGGGCTGGCTGGGGCGCGAAGCGATGGCCTCCGGAGAGGTATGGCGTGGTTGCTGCGGAGTTTGCGATGCGCGGCGGGCTGGTGCTCGTAAATGCTGGACCGGGTGAGGAAGCTTTGGCGGCGGCGGTTATCGCTGGAGCGCAGACTGCGGAAAGAGTGTCGGTCGTCGCGTGCTCCCTGGAGCAACTGGTTGCGCTGACGCGGCGGGTTTCCATCGTGATTGGCGGGGATACGGGACCGGTGCATCTGGCCTGTGCGCTGGGCAAGCCGGTTGTGGGGATCTACGGGCCGACGGACCCGCGACGGAATGGTCCCTTTGGAAACCGGTTTCGCGTATTGCGAAACCCGGAAAGCCGGAACGACCATACGAGGCGGGAGCAGCCCGAGGCTGGTCTTCTTACCATCTTGCCGAATGCGGTCATGGCTGCGGCTATTGATTTGATGCTGGAGGAACGGAGAGCCCGGCAGAGTGCGGAAGAGCAGTTGACCTCTGGTTCCGGCGACGCCCCGGGCTACAACTCCGGCACGCATCCGGCGTCGGAGGCGCTTAGTTCATGACGGAAACCGCTCAGAACTCTTTTATGGCCGGGTGGCAGAAAATCGCCCGGCGTATTCGTGTGCCCCTCGGCTTTGTCGCGGCGTTGCTGTATCTGTGGCAACTGGCGGTGCACAAGCCACAACCGGTTTTTATCCTTTGGAGCCTGCCGCTGGTCCTGGCGGGATTGTGGTTGCGCGGATATGCTGCCGGGTACGTGAAGAAAAATAGGGAGTTAACGATGACTGGGCCCTATGCGCATGTGCGGAATCCGCTGTACCTCGGTTCGATTTTGATTGCTGCGGGATTCGCGGTTGCGTTGATGAGCGCGGCATTCGCAGTTGCACTTGTGGCGTTTTTTTTGCTGATTTACGTGCCGGTGATCGCCTCGGAGGAGGCGTTTCTTCGCGATACTTTTCTGGAATTTGAGTGGTATTGCGCCCGGGTGCCCCGGCTGATCCCGCGAATTACGGCGGCGCGGACACCAGATGGCCCGAGAGGCCAGAGCGGCAGTTTTTCTTTCGCGCTCTACCGCAAACATCGCGAGTACAATTCAGCCATAGGGGCCGCACTACTCTATTTGAGCCTGTTGCTGGGGATTTTGCTGCACTCGATGCATGGGAAGTAGAATCTTGATCGCATCACAGCACAACATTTCCACGCGGGTCTCGATTTGGGACGGAACTCGTCTATATATGGGGCCGTCAGTTTTCGCCTGTTCTGCTCTGTCGGGGAACGGCAAGTCACAAGACCATATCGGCGCTGAGCCGAAGCGGAAGTTCTAACTTTTCGATCGATATCGGGGCCGGCACGACGACCCTGGGGAGCGGACCCTTACGTTGAAGCACTATTCTTTTTTCTCTTTTTCAGGCGTCGCGGTACTGGCCATGGCCGCGTTGCTCGTTGCGACGGGCATTTGTATTCCACTCTGGAGCCAGCAAAGCGCTCCGCAGCAGATTCCGTCCCTTCCGGCGCCTCGGGCCGGCTACACCTTTCCCTCTAAGCAGACGTTTACCTACGCAGTCGACTGGCGAGTCTTTCCGGCGGCAACGGCTGTTCTGCACTTGGAGGAGGACGGACCGAGGGAGCATCTGACGGCAAATGCCGACACCCTCGGTGCGATCAATCTGCTGTTTCATGTCAGCGACAAATTCCAATCTACCTTCGACCGGGAAAAAGGCTGCACGACGGAGTTTGACAAGCAGACGGTGGAGGGACGGCGTCAGATCACGTCCACGCTCAAGCTGGACTACGCCGAGGGCAAGTCGATTCTCGATGAGAAAAACCTGACAACGGGACAGACGAAGCGGCTCGAGGCGGGAATTCCGTCCTGCGTAACGGACTTGCTGACGGGTGTCTTTTATGCGTCGTCGCAGACGATGACGGTCGGCAAGAGTTTCGATATGCCAGTGTCGGACCCGCTGAAGACGGTGACGGTGACGATGAAGGTTGAGGGCCGGGAAGAGCTCAAGTTGCCCGCTGGGACCTTCAAGACGGTTCGCGTGGAGCCGACAGCCGAGGCCGGAGTGGTGAAGAATCGCGGGCAGATCTGGATCTGGTACACGGACGACGACCGGCATTTGCCGGTTCAAATGCGGGCGCGGTCGTTCTGGGGAACGATCACTTTCCGGCTGGCGTCTCTGGAAAACAAGTAAAGGCCTACTGCATTCGGTAGCGTTCGCGCATCAGCCGCTGTAAACGCGGCCAGAAGATCAGGTCAAAGGCGAGGGCCTTGTCCGGAAACATGGCCAGCGCGGCGCGGCGGGCATCGGCGACCATCTCCGAAGCTTGCTCGACAGCCAGCGAGCGATCCTGCTGGATTACCTGCATGACCATATTCATCATGAGCTGAAGGCGGCGGATGCGTCTTGACTCTTCGGCTTTTTCTTCCGGGGTCTGGGTTTCCTGATCGCTGGTTCCACGATCCTCTGACCCACGCTTTTCGGGGTAATTCGCGATCAGGGCATTCTGCGGGTGGGATTCGGGCTGATGGGCGGACTGGCTCATGCGCGATGGGGCCTCCGGGTGGCACGAACGAAAGCGGGGAAATGCGTCCCTGCTGGCTGCATGGTACACCGCTTCGCTTTTGGAAACTACTGCTCGGCGAACAGGATGAATCATGAGATTCATCAGTGGATTTATCAGTGTTGGCTGCACAATGGCTCTGTCTGGACTGTCTTTCCGTCGAGCAGGAAGCAGGTTGCACCGTCGAGGTCGGTACGAAACGCGCGGGTGTGCGAGGCCTGAAGTTCTGACAGGATTTCCGGGCGGGGATGGCCGAAACGGTTGTGGCGTCCGCAGGAGATGACGGCCCAAGCTGGGTGAACTGAGGCGAGAAAGGCCGGTCGTGTAGACGTCAGGCTGCCGTGATGGCCCACTTTGAGGACTGTGCTTTGCAGGCCGGTTTCAGCGAGCATGGCCTGCTCCTCCGGCGCTTCGGCATCGCCGGCCAGCAGGATCGACGCAGCCTGATAGCGTGCCTGGAGAACCAGCGAATCGTTGTTTGCGGGCTGCGGACCGGGGTGGTAGCTCGG
This portion of the Acidicapsa acidisoli genome encodes:
- the rsmI gene encoding 16S rRNA (cytidine(1402)-2'-O)-methyltransferase, with translation MREPDQLDESETETSNSTDRRLAPGLYLVGTPIGNLEDITLRALRVLRQADRIACEDTRQTQKLLNHFQIATPTVSLHLHNERERSAELISALESGQRIAVVSDAGMPGISDPGGWLTQAAIEARIPVYPIPGANAAVSALVASGLSTAEFQFLGFLPEKAGARRTRLEDLAKSPGSADNAAPKTLIFYEAPHRILETLADLESVWGPVLRVVVARELTKLHEEFLRGTVQEVKANLAARDRVRGEITLLVEAVPLTPETESRSLLVRLQQLEAEGMTEKDALKHLARESGQGKSDLYRELQRERAKGHPAGNRAPKRG
- a CDS encoding CBS domain-containing protein, producing MPWVSLSRPGFPNSTAADPRIYADQLRYAATLRADGNGYIQGVISRSFQVAKPEDTLGAIIRRITAGRGLRLIPVAEGERIVGMVSVQNLRATCPCSPSSAKSNAWNPETSFG
- a CDS encoding sugar phosphate isomerase/epimerase family protein; this translates as MQNIKPMQIGLVFWADQNAESVLRQLQDLELNCGQLGVPPELHCETALDDWKISLNKWQVHVTSAVCSYAGEDYSTLETIHQTVGFTAQHLRAERIARTKEVSKFAHSLGIPALSCHVGFIPTNPKEALYGELSDLTKLICDHCASHGQDFVLETGQEPADVLLAFIKHVDRQNLKVNFDPANMIIYASGDPLAALDLLSPHVLSVHCKDARFPLAGDSTHLGKECALGDGEVNFPAFLQQLETMNYQGALSIEREEPNIEKRLADINTGILRLKQWKSNPEL
- a CDS encoding 3-keto-disaccharide hydrolase, producing MLVAQDKVKLPGEDWLSLFNGSDLTGWSKVGNESWTVEDGLIHGKGLTKDYGYLETVKKYKNFQLSLRFKCVGDGNSGVFFHSAFKPGTADVTQGMQFEIDCKMMHHTAGVYAEDGREWVAWPAPENEGVVRMGEWNDYLLEVVGNRYRSRLNGVEMVDFTDPKPSSFDGTIALQLHAGGQGNMEFKDIWIRDLSAR
- a CDS encoding CBS domain-containing protein produces the protein MGVEIRIHTFFVMLAVVCLLFANAVGVSATAGLGLWFLIAGAVAVRETARLITAAWLGLRLRTVLLLPIGGLFAYANPESQEIANSGSAQYALALSGPIANLATALVLAATVTGASGGFSLFAAPFVSPTALIRSMVWLQAFLGALHFLPAYPLDAGRLLRSGIARTHGQTPASRALVGLGQLLALGAIFVGFFLHDPILPAAGFFIFIGAQLEDQGIFFQSVVDTVQMREVMLTDFATLSPSDTLADALVRCVHSLQEDFPVVRGSQLVGIVNRQRIVETLRADGNGYIQGVMSRSFQVAKPEDTLGAIIRRITAGRGLTLIPVAEGERIVGMVSVQNLMTSMSLLAEQRKIERLESGS
- the rsmD gene encoding 16S rRNA (guanine(966)-N(2))-methyltransferase RsmD, with translation MRVIAGSLRSRPLLAPAGLDTRPTADRLRETLFNVLTNGAVNRVAGAAFLDLYAGSGAVGIEALSRGAALVTFVEQGAPALAVLKKNLDSLGLGSSGLRGGGLRVEKRSVGRFLRNVERTALGSFGVVFLDPPYDLAEEYATTLGLLGGECAALLAPGALVVAEHRRKQPLAESYGGLRRTRLLEQGDAGLSFYEVAPAAPHVV